One part of the Onychomys torridus chromosome 13, mOncTor1.1, whole genome shotgun sequence genome encodes these proteins:
- the Jakmip2 gene encoding janus kinase and microtubule-interacting protein 2 isoform X2, with protein MSKKGRNKGEKPEALIVALQAANEDLRTKLTDIQIELHQEKSKVSKLEREKTQEAKRIRELEQRKHTVLVTELKAKLHEEKMKELQAVRENLIKQHEQEMSRTVKVRDGEIQRLKSALCALRDGSSDKVRTALTIEAREEARKQFDAERLKLLQEITDLKTAKKQVDEALSNMIQADKIKAGDLRSEHQSHQEAISKIKWESERDIRRLMDEIKAKDRIIFSLEKELETQTGYVQKLQLQKEALDEQLFLVKEAECNMSSPKREIPGRAGDGSEHCSSPDLRRNQKRIAELNATIRKLEDRNTLLGDERNELLKRVRETEKQCKPLLERNKCLAKRNDELMVSLQRMEEKLKAVTKENSEMREKITSHPPLKKLKSLNDLDQANEEQETEFLKLQVIEQQNIIDELTRDREKLIRRRKHRRSSKPIKRPVLDPFIGYDEDSMDSETSSMASFRTDRTPATPDDDLDESLAAEESELRFRQLTKEYQALQRAYALLQEQTGGIIDAEREAKAQEQLQAEVQRYKAKIEDLEATLAQKGQIEKQEAENHRLQQELQDARDQNELLEFRNLELEERERRSPPFNLQIHPFSDGVSALQIYCMKEGVKDVNIPDLIKQLDILGDNGNLRNEEQVAIIQASTVLSLAEKWIQQIEGAEAALHQKMMELESDMEQFCKIKGYLEEELDYRKQALDQAYMRIQELEATLYNALQQETVIKFGELLSDKQQEELRTAVEKLRRQMLRKSREYDCQILQERMELLQQAHQRIRDLEDKTDIQKRQIKDLEEKFLFLFLFFSLAFILWP; from the exons GTATCAAAGCTTGAAAGAGAGAAGACGCAAGAAGCAAAGAGGATTCGTGAGTTGGAGCAGCGCAAACACACGGTCCTGGTGACAGAGCTCAAAGCCAAGCTCCATGAGGAGAAGATGAAGGAGCTGCAGGCCGTGAGGGAGAATCTCATCAAGCAGCATGAGCAGGAAATGTCAAGGACAGTAAAGGTGCGGGATGGGGAGATCCAGAGACTCAAGTCTGCTCTGTGCGCTCTCCGGGATGGCAGCAGTGATAAAGTAAGGACAGCGCTCACCATTGAGGCCCGGGAGGAGGCCCGGAAACAGTTCGATGCAGAGCGCCTGAAGCTCTTGCAGGAAATTACAGACCTGAAAACTGCCAAGAAGCAGGTGGACGAGGCTCTGAGCAATATGATCCAGGCAGATAAAATCAAGGCCGGGGACCTTAGGAGTGAGCATCAGTCCCATCAGGAAGCCATCTCGAAGATCAAGTGGGAGTCAGAACGGGACATTCGGAGGCTG ATGGATGAAATCAAAGCCAAGGACAGGATCATCTTTTCCCTGGAAAAGGAACTGGAGACTCAGACAGGCTATGTACAGAAACTCCAGCTGCAGAAGGAGGCATTGGATGAGCAGCTCTTCCTGGTCAAGGAGGCAGAGTGTAACATGAGCAGCCCGAAGAGAGAGATTCCAGGAAGGGCAGGAGATGGCTCTGAACACTGTAGCAGCCCG GATTTGCGAAGAAATCAAAAGAGAATAGCTGAATTGAATGCTACTATAAGAAAGCTAGAAGATAGGAACACCTTGCTTGGAGATGAGCGAAACGAGTTG TTAAAACGTGTGCGGGAAACTGAAAAACAATGCAAACCTCTCCTGGAAAGGAACAAGTGCCTCGCCAAGAGAAACGATGAACTGATGGTGTCCTTGCAGCGCATGGAAGAGAAACTAAAAGCCGTAACCAAGGAAAACTCAGAAATG agagaaaaaataacGTCTCACCCACCCTTAAAGAAACTGAAGTCTCTGAATGACCTTGACCAAGCTAATGAAGAACAGGAGACTGAGTTTCTCAAACTGCAGGTCATTGAGCAGCAGAACATCATTGACGAGCTCACAAGG GATCGAGAAAAACTCATCCGTAGGAGAAAGCACAGGAGAAGCTCGAAGCCAATTAAG AGGCCTGTTTTGGATCCATTCATTGGCTATGATGAGGACTCCATGGATTCAGAAACATCATCCATGGCCTCCTTTAGAACAGACCGGACACCTGCCACTCCCGATGATGACTTAGATGAA AGTCTAGCTGCTGAAGAATCTGAGCTACGATTTCGACAATTAACAAAAGAATATCAAGCCCTCCAAAGAGCATATGCCCTCCTGCAGGAGCAGACTGGAGGCATCATAGATGCTGAAAGAGAAGCCAAG GCACAAGAGCAGCTCCAAGCAGAGGTACAAAGATACAAGGCCAAAATCGAAGATCTGGAGGCAACGCTAGCCCAGAAAGGGCAG ATagagaaacaggaagcagagaatcacCGTCTACAGCAGGAACTACAGGACGCCAGAGACCAGAATGAGCTGCTGGAGTTTCGCAACCTAGAACTAGAA gagagagagaggagatccCCTCCATTTAATCTACAGATTCACCCCTTCTCAGATGGTGTGAGTGCTCTGCAGATCTACTGCATGAAAGAAGGTGTCAAG GATGTCAACATCCCTGATCTCATAAAGCAGCTTGATATCCTGGGTGATAACGGG AACTTAAGGAATGAAGAACAGGTGGCCATAATTCAGGCCAGCACTGTGCTGTCCCTGGCAGAGAAG TGGATCCAACAAATTGAAGGAGCAGAGGCTGCCCTGCACCAGAAAATGATGGAACTGGAAAGTGACATG GAACAATTCTGCAAAATCAAAGGCTACCTGGAGGAAGAACTGGACTACAGGAAACAAGCTCTTGACCAGGCATATATG AGAATCCAGGAACTAGAGGCTACCTTGTACAATGCTCTGCAGCAAGAGACTGTGATCAAGTTTGGTGAACTGTTAAGTGACAAGCAGCAGGAGGAGCTGAGGACGGCTGTAGAAAAATTACGGCGGCAAATGCTGAGGAAGAGCAGGGAGTATGACTGTCAGATCCTCCAGGAGAGGATGGAACTCTTACAGCAAGCCCACCAG AGAATCCGTGACCTAGAAGATAAGACAGACATCCAAAAGCGGCAGATAAAGGACTTAGAAGAAAAG
- the Jakmip2 gene encoding janus kinase and microtubule-interacting protein 2 isoform X1, with product MSKKGRNKGEKPEALIVALQAANEDLRTKLTDIQIELHQEKSKVSKLEREKTQEAKRIRELEQRKHTVLVTELKAKLHEEKMKELQAVRENLIKQHEQEMSRTVKVRDGEIQRLKSALCALRDGSSDKVRTALTIEAREEARKQFDAERLKLLQEITDLKTAKKQVDEALSNMIQADKIKAGDLRSEHQSHQEAISKIKWESERDIRRLMDEIKAKDRIIFSLEKELETQTGYVQKLQLQKEALDEQLFLVKEAECNMSSPKREIPGRAGDGSEHCSSPDLRRNQKRIAELNATIRKLEDRNTLLGDERNELLKRVRETEKQCKPLLERNKCLAKRNDELMVSLQRMEEKLKAVTKENSEMREKITSHPPLKKLKSLNDLDQANEEQETEFLKLQVIEQQNIIDELTRDREKLIRRRKHRRSSKPIKRPVLDPFIGYDEDSMDSETSSMASFRTDRTPATPDDDLDESLAAEESELRFRQLTKEYQALQRAYALLQEQTGGIIDAEREAKAQEQLQAEVQRYKAKIEDLEATLAQKGQDSHWVEDKQLFIRRNQELLEKIEKQEAENHRLQQELQDARDQNELLEFRNLELEERERRSPPFNLQIHPFSDGVSALQIYCMKEGVKDVNIPDLIKQLDILGDNGNLRNEEQVAIIQASTVLSLAEKWIQQIEGAEAALHQKMMELESDMEQFCKIKGYLEEELDYRKQALDQAYMRIQELEATLYNALQQETVIKFGELLSDKQQEELRTAVEKLRRQMLRKSREYDCQILQERMELLQQAHQRIRDLEDKTDIQKRQIKDLEEKFLFLFLFFSLAFILWP from the exons GTATCAAAGCTTGAAAGAGAGAAGACGCAAGAAGCAAAGAGGATTCGTGAGTTGGAGCAGCGCAAACACACGGTCCTGGTGACAGAGCTCAAAGCCAAGCTCCATGAGGAGAAGATGAAGGAGCTGCAGGCCGTGAGGGAGAATCTCATCAAGCAGCATGAGCAGGAAATGTCAAGGACAGTAAAGGTGCGGGATGGGGAGATCCAGAGACTCAAGTCTGCTCTGTGCGCTCTCCGGGATGGCAGCAGTGATAAAGTAAGGACAGCGCTCACCATTGAGGCCCGGGAGGAGGCCCGGAAACAGTTCGATGCAGAGCGCCTGAAGCTCTTGCAGGAAATTACAGACCTGAAAACTGCCAAGAAGCAGGTGGACGAGGCTCTGAGCAATATGATCCAGGCAGATAAAATCAAGGCCGGGGACCTTAGGAGTGAGCATCAGTCCCATCAGGAAGCCATCTCGAAGATCAAGTGGGAGTCAGAACGGGACATTCGGAGGCTG ATGGATGAAATCAAAGCCAAGGACAGGATCATCTTTTCCCTGGAAAAGGAACTGGAGACTCAGACAGGCTATGTACAGAAACTCCAGCTGCAGAAGGAGGCATTGGATGAGCAGCTCTTCCTGGTCAAGGAGGCAGAGTGTAACATGAGCAGCCCGAAGAGAGAGATTCCAGGAAGGGCAGGAGATGGCTCTGAACACTGTAGCAGCCCG GATTTGCGAAGAAATCAAAAGAGAATAGCTGAATTGAATGCTACTATAAGAAAGCTAGAAGATAGGAACACCTTGCTTGGAGATGAGCGAAACGAGTTG TTAAAACGTGTGCGGGAAACTGAAAAACAATGCAAACCTCTCCTGGAAAGGAACAAGTGCCTCGCCAAGAGAAACGATGAACTGATGGTGTCCTTGCAGCGCATGGAAGAGAAACTAAAAGCCGTAACCAAGGAAAACTCAGAAATG agagaaaaaataacGTCTCACCCACCCTTAAAGAAACTGAAGTCTCTGAATGACCTTGACCAAGCTAATGAAGAACAGGAGACTGAGTTTCTCAAACTGCAGGTCATTGAGCAGCAGAACATCATTGACGAGCTCACAAGG GATCGAGAAAAACTCATCCGTAGGAGAAAGCACAGGAGAAGCTCGAAGCCAATTAAG AGGCCTGTTTTGGATCCATTCATTGGCTATGATGAGGACTCCATGGATTCAGAAACATCATCCATGGCCTCCTTTAGAACAGACCGGACACCTGCCACTCCCGATGATGACTTAGATGAA AGTCTAGCTGCTGAAGAATCTGAGCTACGATTTCGACAATTAACAAAAGAATATCAAGCCCTCCAAAGAGCATATGCCCTCCTGCAGGAGCAGACTGGAGGCATCATAGATGCTGAAAGAGAAGCCAAG GCACAAGAGCAGCTCCAAGCAGAGGTACAAAGATACAAGGCCAAAATCGAAGATCTGGAGGCAACGCTAGCCCAGAAAGGGCAG GATTCACACTGGGTAGAAGATAAACAACTTTTCATTAGGAGAAACCAGGAGCTTTTAGAAAAG ATagagaaacaggaagcagagaatcacCGTCTACAGCAGGAACTACAGGACGCCAGAGACCAGAATGAGCTGCTGGAGTTTCGCAACCTAGAACTAGAA gagagagagaggagatccCCTCCATTTAATCTACAGATTCACCCCTTCTCAGATGGTGTGAGTGCTCTGCAGATCTACTGCATGAAAGAAGGTGTCAAG GATGTCAACATCCCTGATCTCATAAAGCAGCTTGATATCCTGGGTGATAACGGG AACTTAAGGAATGAAGAACAGGTGGCCATAATTCAGGCCAGCACTGTGCTGTCCCTGGCAGAGAAG TGGATCCAACAAATTGAAGGAGCAGAGGCTGCCCTGCACCAGAAAATGATGGAACTGGAAAGTGACATG GAACAATTCTGCAAAATCAAAGGCTACCTGGAGGAAGAACTGGACTACAGGAAACAAGCTCTTGACCAGGCATATATG AGAATCCAGGAACTAGAGGCTACCTTGTACAATGCTCTGCAGCAAGAGACTGTGATCAAGTTTGGTGAACTGTTAAGTGACAAGCAGCAGGAGGAGCTGAGGACGGCTGTAGAAAAATTACGGCGGCAAATGCTGAGGAAGAGCAGGGAGTATGACTGTCAGATCCTCCAGGAGAGGATGGAACTCTTACAGCAAGCCCACCAG AGAATCCGTGACCTAGAAGATAAGACAGACATCCAAAAGCGGCAGATAAAGGACTTAGAAGAAAAG